Part of the Acidimicrobiia bacterium genome is shown below.
GGAGCTCATCGCCTTCCTCGAGGACGAGGGCGTGCTCGTCACGTGGCGTCAGGCCAGCGGCCAGGTCGAGATGAGCGACCGGTCGAAGCAGCGCTGGTACCGGGACCTCGGCGTGCGCTGATCAGCCGCCGGGGTTCGCGGCCCGCAGGTACGCCGGCCACTCGCCGCCGCCGTGCACCACGACCTGCTCGCCGGTGATGTACCGGCTCAGCGGCGACGCCAGGAGCAGGCAGACGTCGCCGACGTCGGCCGGCGTCGCCATCCGGCCCGCGGGCACGGTGGCGCCGACCGCGGCCACGCCGGCGTCGTCGCCGTAGTAGAGGTGCGCGGCCTCGGTCTCGACCAGGCCCACGGTCACGCAGACGACCCGGACCGCGGGCGCGAACTCGAGGCCGAGGGTCTGGGTCAGGTTGATGAGCCCGGCTTTCGCCGCGCCGTACGCGGCGGTGCCCGGCGAGGGCCGCAGGCCGCTGACGCTCGAGATGTTCACGATCACGCCGCCCTCGGGCTGGTCCCGCATGACGGCGTAGGCCCGCTGCGCGAAGACGAGCGGGGCCACGAGGTTCAGCGTGACGATGGCGCTGGTGAACTTCGGGGAGACGGTCGCGGTGTCGGACGGAGGCGCGCCGCCGGCGTTGTTCACGAGCACGTCGAGGCGGCCGAACCGCTCGGTCGTGAACGCCATCACGGCGTCGATCTGCTCCGGGTCGCGCACGTCGGCGGCGACGAAGGCCGCGGTGCGGCCGCCGGCGGTCGGGAGCGCGTCGGGCTCGTGCCGACAGCAGATCACGACGTCGGCGCCCGCGGCGAGGAACTGCTCGGTGATGCCCCGCCCGACGCCACGGCAGCCGCCGGTGACGATGACCACCGTGCCGGTGAAGTCGAGACCGTCGCGCCGCGAGCCGTCGGTCACGGTCCCGACCGTAGTTGAGGGGGTCTCCGATACGCTCGGGAGCCGTGATCCGCTCCGAGGTCCGCGACCACGTCGCCGAGGTCGTGATCGACAACCCGCCGGTGAACGCGCTCCCGGTGAAGGGCTGGTTCGAGCTCGCCGACACCATCCGCGCCCACGGCCGGGATCCCGACGTGCGGGCCCTCATCGTGGCGGCGAACCCCGAGCTGCGGGCGTTCCAGGCCGGCGTCGACATCAAGGAGCTGGCCGCCGACCCGACGAAGCAGTCGCTGATCGAGGTCAACCGGGGCTGCTGGGAGACCTTCGCCGCCGTCTACGACTGCGAGGTGCCGGTGATCGCGGCCGTGCACGGCTACTGCCTCGGCGGGGGCGTGGGCATCGCGGGGAACGCCGACATCGTGGTGGCCGCCGACGACGCCACCTTCGGGCTCCCGGAGGTCGACCGCGGCGCGCTCGGGGTCGCGACGCACCTGGCCCGGCTCGTGCCGTACCACAAGATGCGGGCCATGTTCCTCACCGGCGCCACCATCTCCGCCGGCGAGCTCCTCGCCTTCGGGACCGTCGAGCGGGTCGTCCCGCGCGCCGAGCTCCTCGACGCCGCCCGCGAGCTGGCGCAGGTGATCGCGGCGAAGAGCCCGCTCGTCATCCGGGCGGCCAAGGAATCGCTGAACGCGATCGACCCGGTCGACGTGAAGCGCTCCTACCGGTTCGAGCAGGGGTTCACCTTCGAGGTGAACCTCTGGGGCGACTCCGACGAGCTGCGGCAGGCGTTCGTCGAGAAGCGCGACGCCGACGTGGGCGACGCCGGGGACACGCGGTCGTGAAGCCGCGCGTCCCGGTCGTCGACGGGCTGTTCACCGACGGCGACGGCGGGCCGCGCCTGCTCGGCGGCCGGTGCCCGCGCTGCGGGGCCTGGTTCTTCCCGAAGCAGTGGTCGTTCTGTCGGAACCCCCACTGCGACGGCGGCCCGCTCGACGACGCGCCGCTGTCCGCGCGCGGCCGGCTGTGGTCGTGGACCGACAACCGGTACGCACCGCCGCCGCCCTACCCGGCGCGAGAGCCGTTCGAGCCGTACGGCGTCGCCGCGGTCGAGCTCGACGCCGAGCGCATGCTCGTGCTCGGCCAGCTGGCCGCCGGCACCGACGTCGCCACCCTCAGCGTCGGCCAGGCGATGGAGCTGGTCGTGGAGCCGCTGTTCGAGGACGAGGAGTCGGTGCGGACGGTCTGGAAGTGGCGCCCCGAGGGGTCGACCCGATGAGCGACGTGCGGATCCTCGGCGTCGGCATGCACCCGTGGGGGAAGTGGGGCCGCAGCTTCGCCGAGTACGGCGTCGTCGCGGCCCGGGCCGCGCTCGCCGACGCCGGCCTGGTGCCCGCCGACGTGCAGTACCTCGCCGCCGGCACGACGATGCGCAACGGCTACCCCGGCTACGTCGCCGGCTCCACGCTGGCCCAGGCGCTCGGCTGGTCGGGGATCCCGGTGTCGTCGAGCTACGCCGCCTGCGCGTCGGGCGCGGTGGCGCTCGACGCCGCCCGGGCCCGTCTCCTCGCCGGGAAGGCCGACGTCGCCCTCGTCGTCGGCGCCGACACCGCGCCGAAGGGCTTCTTCGGCCCGCTGCCGGGGGAGCGTCCCGAGGACCCGGACTGGCTGCGCTTCCGCCTGCTCGGCGCCACGAACCCCACGTACTTCGGGCTCTACGCCCGTCGGCGCATGGAGCGGTACGGGGCGACGCCGAAGGACTTCGCGGCAGTGAAGGTGAAGAACAGCCGCCACGGCGCCTCGAACCCGAACGCCCGCTACCGCAAGGTGTTCACCGAGGACGAGATCGCCGAGTCGCCGGTCGTCGCCGACCCGCTGCGGCTCGTCGACATCTGCGCCACGAGCGACGGCGCCGCCGCGGTGGTGCTGGCCAGCCCGGACTTCGCCGCCCGGCGCGACGAGCAAGCCCGCCAGCTCGCGGTGACGGCGGTGTCGACGGTCACGCCGACGTACCCGAACACCGCCCTCGACCTGCCCGACATCGCCACCGACTCCGGGGTCGGCGCGCCGCCACCGCCGCGACCGTTCCGGGACTCGATCGCGCACGCCGCCTACGAGGAGGCCGGCGTGGCGCCGGACGACCTGAGCTGCGCCGAGGTGTACGACCTGTCGACCGCGCTCGAGCTCGACTGGTACGAGAACATCGGGCTGTGCGGGCCCGGCGAGGCCGAGGCGCTCCTCCACGCCGGCGCCACCACCCTCGGCGGCCGGGTGCCGGTGAACCCGAGCGGCGGCCTGGCGTGCTTCGGCGAGGCCATCCCGGCGCAGGCGCTGGCCCAGGTGTGCGAGCTGGCGACCCAGCTGCGCGGCGAGGCGGGGGAGCGGCAGGTCGACGGCGCCCGCGTCGGGCTGGCGATCAACCAGGGCCTGTTCGGCCACGGCTCCTGCGTGATCGTGACGCGGTGACTCAGCCGAGCGGGCCGATGAGGGTGGTGGCCAGCTCGTCGAACGCCCGCCGGTAGGCGTCCGGCTCGGTCTCCCAGACCGCCACGACCCATCGGGAGACGCCGAGGTCGGCGTACTGGGCGACGCGCTCGGGCCTCGTCCCGCCGCTGTAGGTGAGCTCGATCGCGTCCGGGTCCCGCCCGGCGTCACGGGCCGCGCCGCGCATCTGCTCGAGGCGCGCCGAGAAGTCGTCCGGGCGGAGACCGATCGGGAAGTAGCCGTCGCCAAGGCGCCCCGCCCGCCGGGCCGCGGCGCCGCTGTGGCCACCGACGAGGATGGGCACGCCGCCGGCCTGGGCCGGCTTCGGGTTGCACTTGGCCCGGTCGAAGTGGGTGAAGACGCCGTGGTACGTCGGCTCGGGCTCTCGCCAGAGGACGCGCATCGCCTCGATGTACTCGTCGGTGCGCGCGCCGCGGTCGTCGAAGCTCGTACCGACCGCCTCCGCCTCCTCGCGCAGCCAGCCGACGCCGACGCCGAGGCGCAGACGTCCCCCCGAGAGCCGGTCGACGGTCGCGCACTCCTTCGCGCAGACGACCGGGCTGCGCTGCGGGAGGATCAGCACCCCGGTGCCGAGCCGGAGCGTGCGCGTCACCCCGGCCAGGAAGGCGAGGAGCCCGAGCGGGTCGGGCACGTCGTCGTCCTCGATCCCGATGCGCCCCTCGGGGTTGTACGGGTACCGCGACGTGTACCCGGCGGGGATCACCGCGTGCTCGAACACCCACAGCGATTCGAACCCGGCGTCCTCGGCCGCCCGCGCGTACGCCGCCACTGCGTCCGGGGACGACAGGAACCCGTCCTGGCACGGCGGCATGACCCCGAAGCGCACGGGCGCCGACGCTACCGGCCATGGCTGGGCCGGCGCGCCGGCCACTCGCTACCGTCCGGGGGTGGGCGTCGACGCCGTCGCGGCCGTACCCGGGCGGGGACGGATCGTCCGCCGCGCCGTCCTGCTCGTCGGCGCGCTCGTCGCCCTCTACCTGTTCATCCCGACGCTCGGCCAGGTGCTGTCGGCGTGGCCCCGGCTGGCCCACCTGAACCTGCTCTGGCTCGCGGTCGCGGTCGGCGCCGAGGCCGGGAGCTTCGTGTGCGTGTGGTGGCTGCTCGCGTTGGCGCTGCGCGCCTCCTCGTGGTTCGCGATCGCCACCTCGCAGCTGGCCGGCAACGCGCTGAGCCGCGCCGTGCCGGCGGGCGCGGCCGCCGGCGCCGCCCTCCAGTACCGGATGCTCGCCGCGTCGGGCATCGACGCCACCGCCGCCGGTTCGGCGCTGACCGCGGTCACCCTCATGCAGCTGGCCACGCTGGCGGCGATCCCGGTGCTCGGCCTGCTCCTCTCGCTGACGGGCCGGCCACTGAACCACGGCCTCCAAGCGGCGGCGTGGGTCGGCCTCGGCGCCTTCGTCGCCCTGGTGGTCGTCGGCGCGGTGCTGTCCAGCTCGGACCGGGCGGTGGCGTGGATCGGTGCTGCGATCCAGTGGGTGCGCAACCGCGCCCGCCGGCGCCACCCGCCGCTCACCGGCCTGCCGGACGAGCTGCTCGCCGAGCGCGACATGGTCCGGCGGGCCCTCGGCCGGCGCTGGGGCTCGGCGCTGCTGGCCTCGGTCGGCAAGTGGGCCTTCGACTACTTCGCGCTGCTGGCGTGCCTCGCCGCGGTCGGCGCGCAGCCCGACCCCGGGCTGGTGCTCCTGGCGTACGCGGCCGGCGCGGTGCTCGTCATGATCCCGATCACGCCGGGCGGCCTCGGCTTCGTGGAGGCGGGCCTCACCGGGGTGCTGACCATCGCCGGCGTCGCGCCGGGCGACGCCGTCCTCGCCACCCTGGCCTACCGCATGGTGTCGTTCTGGCTGCCGCTGCCGACCGGGCTCGGCGCCTACGCCGTGTTCCGGCACCGGATCCGCCGGCCGCTGCCGGCGGCGTGAACCCGACCGGCTGAACCTCGAGGCCTCGGGATCGACGGCGCCGGCCTCATCGCAGCCACCGGACGCCGGCGGGGCCGGCGACGACGACCGCGCTCGTCAGCCCGAGGAAGAGGCCGTGGGCGACGACGCCGGCCCGGGCGGCCAGCTCGCCCGCGAGCCCGAACGGGTCGTCGATGGGCCCGAACGAGGCGTCGAGGACGAGGTTGCCCTGGTCGGTCCGGAAGGGCTCGCCGTCCGACGCGGTGCGCACCGTCACCACAGCGCCCAGCGACTCGAGGAAGCGCGCCTGCGACGCCCAGCCGAGCTCGAGCACCTCGAGGGGGACCGGCCGCCGGGTGCCGAGCCGCGGGGAGAGCTTCGTCTCGTCGACGACGATGAGCTCGCGTCGGCTCGCCTGGGCGACGATCTTCTCGCGCAGGTGCGCGCCGCCGCCGCCCTTGATGAGGTTCAGGTCCGGGTCGACCTCGTCGGCGCCGTCGATGGTCAGGTCGAGCTCGCGGGGGAGCTCGGCGGGGAGCAGCGGGATCCCGAGCTGCTCGGCCTCGCGCTGGGTCTCCTCCGAGGTCGCGAAGCCGACGAGGTCGCGCAGCGTGCCGTCGGCCAGCCGCGCCCCGACCCGACGGGTGGCGAAGATGGCGGTGCTGCCGGTCCCGAGGCCCACCGCCATGCCGGACTGCACCTCGTCGGCCGCGGTCTCCGCAGCCTGGCGCTTCCAGCCCGCCTGCGGGTCGGTCACGCCGGCGACCCTAGTGGGACCTCCCGGGTACTGTCCGCGGCGGATGGGTATCCGGATTGAGCGGGTCGTCGACCACGTGGCCGAGGTGGTGCTCGACGTCCCGCCGGTGAACGCGCTCGGTGGCGCGGACTTCCACGAGCTGGCCCGGGTCGTCACCGGGCTCGGTCGCGACGCGTCGGTGCGGGCGTTGCTGCTGCGCTCGGCGGTCGAGCGCGGCTTCGCCGCCGGCGTCGACGTGCGCGAGCTGACCGACGGCGGGCCCCAGGCCGTGGTGGCGGTGACGCGCGGGTGCGCGGCGGCCTACGGCGCCGTCGACGAGTGCGACGTCCCCGTGGTCGCGGCCGTCCACGGCTTCTGCCTCGCCACCGGCGTCGGCCTCGTCGGCGGCGCCGACGTGATCGTGGCCGCCGAGGACGCCACCTTCGGGCTGCCGGAGGTCGACGCCGGCGGCCTCGGGACCGTCACGCAGCTGTCTCGCCTCGTCCCGGAGAAGAAGGCCCGGTGGCTCGCCTACTCCGGCGCCCGGGTCGGCGCCGCCGACCTGCGGTGTTGGGGCGCCGTCGAGCGGGTCGTCGCCCGGGCGCAGCTGCTCGACGAGGCGCGCGCCGCCGCCGCGGCGCTGGCGGCGAAGCACCCGCGCACCCTCCGAGCGGCCCGCGCCTCGCTGCACGCCATCGACCCCGTCGACGCCCGCCGCTCCTTCCGGCGCGAGATGGGCCGGATCTTCGAGCTGAACCTCACCGCGGCGCCCGGCCCGGCCCGGTCCGCGCTGCTCTCGGCGCGTCGATGAGCGCGGACAAGCGCCTCACCGAGGAGGACGTCGTCGCCGAGCTGCGCGACGGGATGACGATCGGGATCGGCGGGTGGGGCTCGCGCCGCAAGCCGATGTCGATCGTGCGGGCCATCCTCCGCTCCGGGCTCTCCGATCTCACCGTCGTCAGCTACGGCGGGCCCGACGTCGGCATGCTCTGCGCCGCCGGCAAGGCCCGCAAGGTCGTGTACGGCTTCGTGTCCCTCGACTCGATCCCACTCGAGCCGCATTTCCGGGCCGCGCGCCAGGGCGGCACCATCGAGGCGATGGAGCTCGACGAGGGGATGCTCCAGTGGGGCCTGCGCGCGGCGGCGATGCGGGTCTCGTTCCTGCCCTGCCGGGCCGGGCTCGGGTCGGCGATCCTCGAGATCAACCCCGACCTGCGCACGATCGTGTCGCCCTACGGGGGCGAGGAGCTGGTCGCCATGCCCGCCCTCCCGCTCGACGTCGCGCTGCTCCACGCCAACCGGGCCGACCGTCGCGGCAACGCCCAGTACCTGGGGCCGGACTGG
Proteins encoded:
- a CDS encoding CoA-transferase — translated: MSADKRLTEEDVVAELRDGMTIGIGGWGSRRKPMSIVRAILRSGLSDLTVVSYGGPDVGMLCAAGKARKVVYGFVSLDSIPLEPHFRAARQGGTIEAMELDEGMLQWGLRAAAMRVSFLPCRAGLGSAILEINPDLRTIVSPYGGEELVAMPALPLDVALLHANRADRRGNAQYLGPDWYFDDVFAMAAQRTFVSCERVVEPGAMLAEGSEQTIKVSRLWTDGVVEAPFGAHFTHCVPDYPRDEAVQRDYAASAADAAAWSGFRARWVDLPEADYRRLAEASLDRVS
- a CDS encoding SDR family oxidoreductase, with amino-acid sequence MTDGSRRDGLDFTGTVVIVTGGCRGVGRGITEQFLAAGADVVICCRHEPDALPTAGGRTAAFVAADVRDPEQIDAVMAFTTERFGRLDVLVNNAGGAPPSDTATVSPKFTSAIVTLNLVAPLVFAQRAYAVMRDQPEGGVIVNISSVSGLRPSPGTAAYGAAKAGLINLTQTLGLEFAPAVRVVCVTVGLVETEAAHLYYGDDAGVAAVGATVPAGRMATPADVGDVCLLLASPLSRYITGEQVVVHGGGEWPAYLRAANPGG
- the rpiA gene encoding ribose-5-phosphate isomerase RpiA codes for the protein MTDPQAGWKRQAAETAADEVQSGMAVGLGTGSTAIFATRRVGARLADGTLRDLVGFATSEETQREAEQLGIPLLPAELPRELDLTIDGADEVDPDLNLIKGGGGAHLREKIVAQASRRELIVVDETKLSPRLGTRRPVPLEVLELGWASQARFLESLGAVVTVRTASDGEPFRTDQGNLVLDASFGPIDDPFGLAGELAARAGVVAHGLFLGLTSAVVVAGPAGVRWLR
- a CDS encoding LLM class F420-dependent oxidoreductase; the encoded protein is MRFGVMPPCQDGFLSSPDAVAAYARAAEDAGFESLWVFEHAVIPAGYTSRYPYNPEGRIGIEDDDVPDPLGLLAFLAGVTRTLRLGTGVLILPQRSPVVCAKECATVDRLSGGRLRLGVGVGWLREEAEAVGTSFDDRGARTDEYIEAMRVLWREPEPTYHGVFTHFDRAKCNPKPAQAGGVPILVGGHSGAAARRAGRLGDGYFPIGLRPDDFSARLEQMRGAARDAGRDPDAIELTYSGGTRPERVAQYADLGVSRWVVAVWETEPDAYRRAFDELATTLIGPLG
- a CDS encoding lipid-transfer protein, coding for MSDVRILGVGMHPWGKWGRSFAEYGVVAARAALADAGLVPADVQYLAAGTTMRNGYPGYVAGSTLAQALGWSGIPVSSSYAACASGAVALDAARARLLAGKADVALVVGADTAPKGFFGPLPGERPEDPDWLRFRLLGATNPTYFGLYARRRMERYGATPKDFAAVKVKNSRHGASNPNARYRKVFTEDEIAESPVVADPLRLVDICATSDGAAAVVLASPDFAARRDEQARQLAVTAVSTVTPTYPNTALDLPDIATDSGVGAPPPPRPFRDSIAHAAYEEAGVAPDDLSCAEVYDLSTALELDWYENIGLCGPGEAEALLHAGATTLGGRVPVNPSGGLACFGEAIPAQALAQVCELATQLRGEAGERQVDGARVGLAINQGLFGHGSCVIVTR
- a CDS encoding OB-fold domain-containing protein, with the protein product MKPRVPVVDGLFTDGDGGPRLLGGRCPRCGAWFFPKQWSFCRNPHCDGGPLDDAPLSARGRLWSWTDNRYAPPPPYPAREPFEPYGVAAVELDAERMLVLGQLAAGTDVATLSVGQAMELVVEPLFEDEESVRTVWKWRPEGSTR
- a CDS encoding enoyl-CoA hydratase family protein — translated: MGIRIERVVDHVAEVVLDVPPVNALGGADFHELARVVTGLGRDASVRALLLRSAVERGFAAGVDVRELTDGGPQAVVAVTRGCAAAYGAVDECDVPVVAAVHGFCLATGVGLVGGADVIVAAEDATFGLPEVDAGGLGTVTQLSRLVPEKKARWLAYSGARVGAADLRCWGAVERVVARAQLLDEARAAAAALAAKHPRTLRAARASLHAIDPVDARRSFRREMGRIFELNLTAAPGPARSALLSARR
- a CDS encoding enoyl-CoA hydratase family protein; amino-acid sequence: MIRSEVRDHVAEVVIDNPPVNALPVKGWFELADTIRAHGRDPDVRALIVAANPELRAFQAGVDIKELAADPTKQSLIEVNRGCWETFAAVYDCEVPVIAAVHGYCLGGGVGIAGNADIVVAADDATFGLPEVDRGALGVATHLARLVPYHKMRAMFLTGATISAGELLAFGTVERVVPRAELLDAARELAQVIAAKSPLVIRAAKESLNAIDPVDVKRSYRFEQGFTFEVNLWGDSDELRQAFVEKRDADVGDAGDTRS
- a CDS encoding lysylphosphatidylglycerol synthase transmembrane domain-containing protein is translated as MGVDAVAAVPGRGRIVRRAVLLVGALVALYLFIPTLGQVLSAWPRLAHLNLLWLAVAVGAEAGSFVCVWWLLALALRASSWFAIATSQLAGNALSRAVPAGAAAGAALQYRMLAASGIDATAAGSALTAVTLMQLATLAAIPVLGLLLSLTGRPLNHGLQAAAWVGLGAFVALVVVGAVLSSSDRAVAWIGAAIQWVRNRARRRHPPLTGLPDELLAERDMVRRALGRRWGSALLASVGKWAFDYFALLACLAAVGAQPDPGLVLLAYAAGAVLVMIPITPGGLGFVEAGLTGVLTIAGVAPGDAVLATLAYRMVSFWLPLPTGLGAYAVFRHRIRRPLPAA